In Ascaphus truei isolate aAscTru1 chromosome 7, aAscTru1.hap1, whole genome shotgun sequence, one genomic interval encodes:
- the CFAP141 gene encoding cilia- and flagella-associated protein 141, protein MLPGRTLRDLEEIRTTRKNEHFRVAKEEIQRKQKREFLYGWTEDVGGIHFARARKQQQIQMRQERNMANKAIVLVRRAALQKLLQDEHRHYQEELNRLGKSFYVERL, encoded by the exons AGAAGAGATCAGGACCACCCGG aaaaatgaacattttcgAGTTGCAAAAGAGGAAATCCAACG CAAGCAGAAGCGGGAGTTCCTGTACGGGTGGACGGAGGATGTAGGTGGAATCCACTTCGCCCGCGCCCGAAAACAACAACAGATCCAGATGAGGCAGGAGAGAAACATGGCAAATAAGGCGATTGTgctg GTCCGGAGGGCGGCTTTGCAGAAGCTGCTGCAGGACGAGCATCGCCATTACCAGGAGGAACTGAACCGGCTGGGGAAGAGTTTCTACGTGGAGAGGCTGTGA